A genomic window from Nicotiana sylvestris chromosome 11, ASM39365v2, whole genome shotgun sequence includes:
- the LOC138880674 gene encoding uncharacterized protein has translation MRSKGQMPLPTWDEFLWPLCNSFGAEYSDPMTEVMNIKHIGSVKNYQKAFNSVMTRMNLSVEHVVSIFLNNLKPEITIKAASAVHQRFAVKTPRGQGSAGWVKATTPTYRPPVTANLDGFRKRRLTPAEMEEKRAQGLCFFCDDKFTPGHKCKAKRHIYSIKINVEVLRDSEELGVEVDDTKEPQEAENSVENCEISLQALNGTKGYRTLKIQGLSEQNPINVLIDCGSTHSFINEKAAKRIGCIISQIHPRDISVADGRIIQYVKGSKNFKWLMQGVLFQNDFLVLPIGSCDAVLGIQWLCKLGDIKGIYPSFKTVDAKALHNISVDTAQIFMIEVCSATMSPVTNSQEQEDIPVPIQILLIEYNILSQEPKHLSPSRGVLDHHIALIEGSAPVNSIPYRYFPIQKNVIDDMVKEMMLFAKGSKCVFAATRIEYLGHYISTEGVTTDPKKIETIQGWPELANIKQLRGFLGLVGYYRRFIRVYGVISKPLTNFLKKDSFKWSLQATSSFEKLKKALTSAPVLVLPNFSTPFVVEADACSNGIGAVLMQGGQPIAYLSNSLSPQHQTLSMYHKELLALVMAINKWAQYLTGRPFVVKTDQKALKFLLEQKLHTRS, from the exons ATGAGGAGTAAAGGACAAATGCCACTTCCTACATGGGATGAATTTTTGTGGCCTTTGTGTAATAGTTTTGGAGCTGAATACTCTGATCCTATGACTGAGGTTATGAACATCAAGCACATTGGGAGTGTAAAGAATTACCAAAAGGCTTTCAATAGTGTCATGACTAGAATGAATCTTTCAGTTGAACATGTTGTCAGTATATTCCTGAATAACCTCAAGCCTGAAATCA CAATCAAGGCAGCATCTGCAGTGCATCAACGCTTTGCTGTAAAGACACCTCGAGGACAAGGCTCTGCTGGGTGGGTAAAGGCTACTACCCCTACCTACAGACCACCTGTTACTGCTAATTTAGATGGATTCAGGAAGAGAAGACTTACACCAGCTGAAATGGAAGAGAAAAGGGCCCAAGGTCTATGCTTCTTCTGTGATGACAAGTTCACACCAGGGCATAAATGTAAGGCCAAAAGACACATATACTCCATAAAGATAAATGTTGAAGTACTGAGAGATAGTGAGGAATTGGGGGTGGAAGTGGACGATACAAAGGAGCCTCAAGAAGCAGAAAACTCTGTTGAGAACTGTGAGATATCTCTGCAAGCCTTGAATGGCACTAAAGGCTACAGAACTCTCAAGATACAAGGCTTATCTGAACAAAATCCTATTAATGTCCTCATTGATTGTGGCTCCACCCACAGCTTCATCAATGAGAAGGCTGCCAAGAGGATAGGTTGCATAATCAGCCAAATACATCCTCGAGATATATCTGTAGCTGACGGCAGAATTATTCAATATGTTAAGGGTAGTAAGAACTTCAAGTGGCTCATGCAAGGGGTTCTTTTCCAAAATGATTTCCTAGTACTCCCTATAGGCAGTTGTGATGCTGTGTTGGGAATTCAATGGCTATGCAAGTTAGGTGACATTAAG GGCATTTATCCTTCATTTAAAACTGTTGATGCCAAGGCCTTACACAACATCTCTGTTGATACTGCCCAGATTTTCATGATCGAGGTTTGTTCTGCCACCATGTCTCCAGTTACAAACTCTCAGGAACAAGAAGACATTCCTGTTCCCATCCAAATATTACTCATTGAGTACAACATCCTTTCCCAAGAACCCAAACACTTGTCTCCTTCAAGAGGAGTGCTTGACCATCATATAGCCTTAATTGAAGGCAGTGCCCCGGTTAATTCTATACCCTATAGGTACTTTCCAATACAAAAGAATGTGATAGACGACATGGTGAAAGAGATGATG CTTTTTGCTAAAGGAAGTAAGTGTGTATTTGCAGCAACTAGGATTGAATACTTGGGACATTATATTTCTACTGAAGGAGTGACAACTGACCCCAAGAAGATTGAGACAATCCAAGGATGGCCTGAACTTGCTAACATCAAACAGTTAAGGGGTTTTTTGGGCCTAGTTGGGTACTATAGAAGGTTCATTAGGGTTTATGGAGTTATTAGCAAGCCACTTACTAACTTTCTCAAGAAGGACAGTTTCAAATGGTCTCTGCAAGCTACTTCATCCTTTGAAAAACTTAAAAAGGCTCTCACTTCTGCACCAGTGCTAGTATTACCTAATTTCTCTACACCTTTTGTAGTAGAAGCTGATGCTTGCAGTAATGGCATTGGTGCAGTTTTGATGCAAGGAGGCCAACCAATTGCTTACTTGAGTAACAGTCTCTCACCTCAGCACCAAACACTGTCAATGTATCATAAAGAACTCTTGGCATTGGTTATGGCTATCAACAAATGGGCTCAATACTTGACTGGCAGGCCTTTTGTAGTGAAGACTGACCAAAAAGCTTTAAAGTTCCTTCTTGAACAGAAATTGCATACAAGATCATAA